The genomic stretch cctctttttcctgccagtataagtacggactgtgtgacgtgcctacttggatgcggtcactcatataatcctccaccattctatcaatgttgagagaatcatatgcagtgacagtagacgacatgtccgtaatcgttgtcaggtccttcagtccggaccagatgtcagcatcagcagtcgctccagactgccctgcatcaccgccagcgggtgggctcggaattctgagccttttcctcgcacccccagttgcgggagaatgtgaaggaggagatgttgacaggtcgcgttccgcttgacttgacaattttgtcaccagcaggtctttcaaccccagcagacctgtgtctgccggaaagagagatccaaggtaggctttaaatctaggatcgagcacggtggccaaaatgtagtgctctgatttcaacagattgaccacccgtgaatccttgttaagcgaattaagggctgcatccacaagtcccacatgcctagcggaatcgctccgtgttagctccttcttcaatgcctccagcttcttctgcaaaagcctgatgaggggaatgacctgactcaggctggcagtgtctgaactgacttcacgtgtggcaagttcaaagggcatcagaaccttgcacaacgttgaaatcattctccactgcacttgagacaggtgcattccatctcctatatcgtgctcaattgtataggcttgaatggccttttgctgctcctccaacctctgaagcatatagagggttgaattccacctcgttaccacttcttgcttcagatgatggcagggcaggttcagtagtttttggtggtgctccagtcttctgtacgtggtgcctgtacgccgaaagtgtcccgcaatttttctggccaccgacagcatctcttgcacgcccctgtcgttttttaaaaaattctgcaccaccaaattcaaggtatgtgcaaaacatgggacgtgctggaatttgcccatatttaatgcacacacaatattgctggcgttgtccgatgccacaaatccacaggagagtccaattggggtaagccattccgcgatgatcttcctcagttgccgtaagaggttttcagctgtgtgcgtattctggaaagcggtgatacaaagcgtagcctgcctaggaaagagttggcgtttgcgagatgctgctactggtgccgccgctgctgttcttgcggcgggagtccatacatctacccagtgggctgtcacagtcatatagtcctgaccctgccctgctccacttgtccacatgtccgtggttaagtggacattgggtacaactgcattttttaggacactggtgagtctttttctgacgtccgtgtacattctcggtatcgcctgcctagagaagtggaacctagatggtatttggtaacgggggcacactgcctcaataaattgtctagttccctgtgaactaacggcggataccggacgcacgtctaacaccaacatagttgtcaaggactcagttatccgctttgcagtaggatgactgctgtgatatttcatcttcctcgcaaaggactgttgaacagtcaattgcttactggaagtagtacaagtgggcttacgacttcccctctgggatgaccatcgactcccagcggcaacaacagcagcgccagcagcagtaggcgttaaacgcaaggatgcatcggaggaatcccaggcaggagaggactcgtcagacttgccagtgacatggcctgcaggactattggcattcctggggaaggaggaaattgacactgagggagttggtggggtggtttgcgtgagcttggttacaagaggaagggatttactggtcagtggactgcttccgctgtcacccaaagtttttgaacttgtcactgacttattatgaatgcgctgcaggtgacgtataagggaggatgttccgaggtggttaacgtccttacccctacttattacagcttgacaaagggaacacacggcttgacacctgttgtccgcatttctggtgaaatacctccacaccgaagagctgatttttttggtattttcacctggcatgtcaacggccatattcctcccacggacaacaggtgtctccccgggtgcctgacttaaacaaaccacctcaccatcagaatccttctggtcaatttcctccccagcgccagcaacacccatatcctcctcatcctggtgtacttcaacactgacatcttcaatctgactatcaggaactggactgcgggtgctccttccagcacttgcagggggcatgcaaatagtggaaggcgcatgctcttcacgtccagtgttgggaaggtcaggcatcgcaaccgacacaattggactctccttgtggatttgggatttcaaagaacgcacagttctttgcggtgcttttgccagcttgagtcttttcagttttctagcgagaggctgagtgcttccatcctcatgtgaagctgaaccactagccatgaacataggccagggcctcagccgttccttgccactccgtgtggtaaatggcatattggcaagtttacgcttctcctccgacaattttattttaggttttggagtccttttttttctgatatttggtgttttggatttgacatgctctgtactatgacattgggcatcggccttggcagacgacgttgctggcatttcatcgtctcggccatgactagtggcagcagcttcagcacgaggtggaagtggatcttgatctttccctaattttggaacctcaacttttttgttctccatattttataggcagaactaaaaggcacctcaggtaaacaatggagatggatggattggatactagtatacaattatggacggactgccacggttaggtggtataaaaaaaccacggttaggtggtatatattgtaatacaattatggatggacggactgcctgccgagtgccgacacagaggtagccacagccgtgaactaccgcactgtacactggttgataaagagatagtagtatactcgtaacaactagtatgactgactatgacggtataaagaatgaaaaaaaaaccacggttaggtggtatatattgtaatacaattatggatggacggactgcctgccgagttccgacacagaggtagccacagccgtgaactaccgcactgtacactggttgataaagagatagtagtatactcgtaacaactagtatgactgactatgacggtataaagaatgaaaaaaaaaccacggttaggtggtatatattataatacaattatggatggacggactacctgccgactgccgacacagaggtagccacagccgtgaactaccgcactgtacactggttgataaagagatagtagtatactcgtaacaactagtatgactgactatgacggtataaagaatgaaaaaaaaaccacggttaggtggtatatattataataatacaattatggatggacggactgcctgccgagttccgacacagaggtagccacagccgtgaactaccgcactgtacactggttgataaagagatagtagtatactcgtaacaactagtatgactgactatgacggtataaagaatgaaaaaaaaaccacggttaggtggtatatattataatacaattatggatggacggactgcctgccgagtgccgacacagaggtagccacagccgtgaactaccgcactgtacactggttgataaagagatagtagtatactcgtaacaactagtatgactgactatgacggtataaagaatgaaaaaaaaaccacggttaggtggtatatattataatacaattatggatggacggactgcctgccgactgccgacacagaggtagccacagccgtgaactaccgaactgtacactggttgataaagagatagtagtatactcgtaacaactagtatgacactatgacggtataaagaatgaaaaaaaaaccacggttaggtggtatatattataatacaattatggatggacggactgcctgccgactgccgacacagaggtagccacagccgtgaactaccgcactgtacactggttgataaagagatagtagtatactcgtaacaactagtatgacactatgacggtataaagaatgaaaaaaaaaccacggttaggtggtatatattataataatacaattatggatggacggactgcctgccgactgccgacacagaggtagccacagccgtgaactaccgcactgtacactggttgataaagagatagtagtatactcgtaacaactagtatgactatgacgacggtataaagaaagaaaaaaaaataccacggttaggtggtatataattatacaattatggatggacggactgcctgccgagtgccgactgccgacacagaggtagccacagccgtgaactaccgcactgtactgtgtctgctgctaatatagactggttgataaagagatagtatacaacaatatactactatactggtggtcaggcactggtcaccactagtcacactggcagtggcactcctgcagcaaaagtgtgcactgtttaattttaaattaatataatattatgtactcctggctcctgctataacaacctgcagtgctccccagtctcccccacaattattataagcttttatacattgatgtgcagcacactgggctgagctgagtgcacacagactgagtcacactgtgtgactgctgtgtatcgtttttttcaggcagagaacggatatagcagagaacggatatattaaataaaagttaacttaacaacaactgcactggtcactgtggtaaactctgtctgcacaatctctctctctctctctctcttctaatctattctaatggagaggacgccagccacgtcctctccctatcaatctcaatgcacgtgtgaaaatggcggcgacgcgcggctccttatatagaatccgagtctcgcgagaatccgacagcgtcatgatgacgttcgggcgcgctcgggttaaccgagcaaggcgggaagatccgagtcgctcggacccgtgaaaaaaaaagtgaagttcgtgcgggttcggattcaaagaaaccgaacccgctcatctctagtacttaccagcatattccgttgtactttacaatttggaacaaaacagtaatagaacaaggcTGGGCAAtaacagggagggagggagggaggtgagagggccctgctcgtcggcttacactctatagatctCGAGCCGATTTGCTCATCTCAGGATGTAGTGTAAAAGCTGGAAGGAAATATCAGAATTACAGAGAGCTTCTGTCAAGTGTTACATGGAATTACCCAGCTGACTGAGGGGATAATGCCGGATAAACTCCAGAGACTGTACATCAGTATTTTTCCGACCCAGAGAACCATTAAATGATCTCCCGCTGAAGTGTGTAAGTGCAGAGACAGGCGCTTCTTCGGGACACTTTCACAGCTATCTGCGGATGCCTATTAAATTCCTATTGAGCCAAACAATGTTTAGTCTAGTCAgtcaggagagcgaaatgactattATCAGTGTCGGCTAAGTGATAGGACAGAAAGGGATTTTTATTCTGCAAACAAGTCTCAGAAAGACCGCGTAGGGAGCATAATGCGACCacagcggcataaacgcaccgtccagggcctccgcagcgccgctcaaGGCACCACAtggcctgtgaggggttaatgttttcggctgggaggaactcagagagtgggccggggggcccattggctgcagcatgagagggggctggcctgtcatgcatataggcagccggcaggatacttcctgcctctcttcagccTTTTCGTTAGGACTGCAAGTATCACCCTTCTTACATTTTAACTAATAGCTTTATTCTCTGCTCACATCTCTGCTCACATCTCATTATTCTTTTACATTTCCCTTCCTCTGATATTTAACCCCTCTTTCTGTTATTCCTACCCTTATAATCTTTTTAATCTTTGCTGTCCTTCACTTCTCTTAGCATATCTCTTACTATTTCAGCTCTCCTTCCCCTCCAGGCATGGCCGCTAGACGTCCCACCCGctccgctggcctccccgcccggctcataGACGCGTCTGCTGTCCAGCCGGCACGGGGAAGACAGGCTGCAGCGGCCGTACGGGAACCCCAGGGCGCGCGCGGCCGGGCTCAGCCGCCCGCCCGGGCTCCCCCGCGCgtgcgctctccgtccccgctgctagccgcggcggggaACGGAGCGCTGGGCGGCCGGAGAAATACGCGGCAAAGAGCCAGGGATGGTGTCCTGCCATCCCTGAGCTCGCCGCTCGCTACACGCGGCTGCCCtgatcacgtggggccgggacaGAGCTCCCGGCCCGCGGATCAGCAGCCGCAGGCCAGCAATGAACACGTGGGAAGTGGGGGTCGGGAGGGGGGTCGTGCGGCTGCCAGACCTGCACAGGGCAGGCAGCGCGCGCGTGGCACCAGGAATACTGCCActaggggggcccagatgaggcctgtCCCCACTGTTCACCCCTCCCCCTCATCAAGTCAGGTCCAGCCCGCGCCCCCCCCACGACAGGGAGGGGCGTCGCCCCCGCCCCGCTACTGCACACCCTCCTCTACCGATCCCCGCTAGGGAGGGGCCCATACGTCGGGGGCGTTCTGCGTCCGCCCGCGGCGGCGTGCCCCACCGGGCCTCTCCTGCAGGGGGTGCCCCTGTGGCGCCCCTCCCCTCCAGGATACCGCGTCTGGCTCGAGGCGCTGCGTCCGccgtccacggccatgcgcctccgACGGGGGTTCCTCACCccagggggcggcgtgcgcagTCGGGGGGTGTCCGTTCCGCACCTCCTCGCGGCCGGTCATCTCCCGCTAATGTGGATACGGAGGGGTCACATGCCTACATTGTGCCTCCTCCCGCCAGTAGCGATGACGGTTCAGTTTCTCCTCCGGTGGCCAATACGCGAGATCGGAGAAGATCGCGGCGGGAGCAATTGGCGCGGGATTTCTCCCTGCGGGACGGCGATACCGTGacgcccgacagtgagggatcatcgggGTCCTTGCTCCCAACGGGGGGTTTACTATTCTCCCGTAGGGAACACGACCCGCGTGGCGGCTCTGAAGTTCCTACGCAGGCCACGGCAGCGGCACCCTTGGTGGACCCCACTgttctgtccgccatttgtgcggCTGTTGTGTCGGCAGTGGCGCCCTTGTTATCCCCCGTACCCGGGGGACTTGGGCGGTCCTCcacttctttggcggatagcattgcgcaagctcttgccccgcttctgtcctctggcgcgacCGTTCCCCCGCCTGCCCCGCTCCCGGCTGCGGCAAACTCGGTGGAGGAGCGGGGAAACCATGTCTCTTTTGTCCCCCCAGCCGCGGACGTCAGGAGAGAAATGGAGTCTGTCGGCGCTTCCGCGAGTCGACCAGTGGCCGTCGagacggacggtgttccctctcgtgcaggtgagtcttcatcggaccccgactggtcccggGGAAGCGCGGTTACACCCCTTAGCGGCTTAGGATCGGTTTCTCACTCCGGCTCCTCTAGTGCTGGCGGCAGGGTGCGTAAGGATTCTAGCAAGCGCAGCCGCAGGCGTCGgtacacggactcttcccttgcctccacgtcctcagaGGGCCTGTCCTCCTCTGATGGCGGACTGCACAGGGTTAAGCGCCGCAGAcgacgcgagcgtcggtattcgacctcgtccgcctcccaagtctcggtggaatcggacaccgtgcactgcgctaatacggcggtgcaacgtggtcttaggccccgggtccgggataGAATCCGCAAGGGCCAATATGTTAATATTTTCGCTCTCACTAGTGACGATAGAAAAGCCTTACTTTCCgccaagaaaaaggggcagggcagcgaggacgctctgcgctcctacccgaattgggtacgctgcatgttgatatttgcggcatgttacctagagacccgcccggacgaacatatgaacatagttcgatatcaattcctcatacatgttctgtaccacaagtataaagggtcggcctggcgtcgttatgatgaggattttcgcCGAAAACagcacgggcggcagatctataacttcggcAAGAAGGATGTGGAActgtgctcggaactgacccagggttcggccggcgcTGAGGAGAGCGGCACAGCGAAGAGATGGGCTAAGCGTCCCAcccctcgttctgccggctttcgcggcggttcagggcgcgcggggcatggaaaatgcttcgcttttaataatgcacaatgcgacttaggtagccgctgtcgttttcgtcactcctgtatccgatgtggggggggccacgggattaaggactgttCCAGTCCTGGGGTCGGAGGTGCGTTCGGTCCTCAGACCCGGCAGAGCCGCGCGCCCGCGGCCTCTAGCGTTGGCcatagcccccaccccaattaggcttcgggcactccttccctggctgcgacggtacccgcgccCGGCTGACGCCCATTTCCTACACTCGGGATTCGCGTCGGGCTTCCCTTTACCTATACATGGGCGTGTGGGCCCCGGGACGGGCACGAACCTGCGCTCGGCCAGGGAATTTCCCGAAGTGCTCCGCCAGAAGGTCGAGGCCGAGGTGTCGCTAGGTAGGATGGtgggccctttccgggaaccccccttgccggACCTCGTATTGTCCCCCGTTGGCATAGTTCCCAAAAAGACCATGGGAAAATTTCGCCTTATCCAGCATCTGTCCTGCCCTCCAGGGTCGTCGGTTAATGATGCCATCCCTCCGGATCAGTGTAGGGTTGTTTATCTATCCTTTGACTCAGCCATCGACACCATCCGGTCCTTTGGTCCTGGGGCaatgatgtgtaaattggacatccagtcagcgttccgcctcctcccgctgcacccgtccgcctttcggtttatgggttttcagctggacgatggtttttacatcgatcggtgcctccctatggggtgttccatctcttgcgcctacttcgagcgtttcagttctttcctccactggtgtctccagcAGGAGACGGGCGAACGGGGCATTTCGCACTACTTAGACGATTTCCTTTTTATCGGCCCTTCAGATTCGGATCGCTGCCTCCTTTTGCTGCAGGGGGCTCTCGCCCTCTTCGCGCACTTTGGTGTTccggtggcacctgagaagacggagggtccctccgcctccttggtttacctcgggattcagattgatacggtcggtggttTGTGTAGGCTCCccgcggacaaggtgttgcgtttgcacgatggtatcctatatgcgctggcggcGGGCAAGCTCACgctcaaacaggctcaatccttattgggcctgtttaactttgcttgcaaggtgatacCCATGGGTAGagtcttctgtagaaaattggaacgggctaccatGGGGGTTAGACACCCACATCATTTTCTTCGATTGTCTCTTGAAATCCGAAGGGATTTGcgcatttgggacgaatttcttattcgtttcaacggcatccgtatttggcaggaggcggctgtgtctagcccagccctggagcttttcacAGACGCCTCTGGCGGttacgggttcggagcttattttgCAGGCCGTTGGTGCGCGCGTCCCTGGCCTCCGGCCTGGCTTAGCGGGGGCCTTACGTCAaatatgctgttgctggaaatatttcccattttagtcgctctggaattgtggtgcgCGGCCCTGCGGaacaaacaggttatcttctggtgcgacaatttgggcgtggtctTTGCCATAAACCGGCAAAAATCCACTTCCTTGCCGGTTCTGCGGGTCCTTGCACAGATAGTCTTGCtctgcttggtgaacaacattacgttgcgagcaaaacatgtccctggcgtgcgtaacgaaattgcggatgccctgtcgcgcggcgattggcagcggtttcggcgcttggctcctgcagcgctactccatggggaattatgtcctgcttatgtgtggcaggtcatccacccggattggaggagttagcacACAGATCGTTGGCCCCTGCTACGTTTGCGGCCTATCGTGCCGCCTGGGAACGGTGGAGTCGCTTCCTCATGGAGCGAGGCcagagtggtaagacctctcacactttactcttagaatatatctggatgctgtactccgacgggatttcgcgggcgtctgttaacaggattctggcgggtatatcatactttctgcagctgcggggggaagcggattttacgaagtcctttttcctccggcgggtgttgaaaggttgggcacgGGCGTCCCCGCCCCTCCCAGATACTCGTCTGCCGATCACTGGGGCTTTGCtgcggcggattttgggatccctccggagtatttgctcctcgggatacgaagttcgcctcttcatggcggcctttacgatggccttccacggcgcgttcagggtgggcgagctggtggccgtctctcggacttctgcctcgcccatgctggcggcccacgtcgtcatacgtcccgacggtttgtggtgcaggattcagcgctccaagactgacgtagccggcagggggcagtgggttcgaatgggccgGGCCAGTTcgcggggcatttgtccggtttccgcggccctggcttattcgtcccttcggcctccaacgcccactgggtggctcgtccatagcgatgggtccccgttgaccagatatcaattccggtcggttttggggcgttgtatcttgtacctgggtctatctccggccgactatgggactcactctttccgcatcggcgcggcttcagcagctgctgcggcgggttggtccgaagtcgaagtccgggcactgggtaggtggaggtctggtgcagtcagacgctatatcaggccttttcctcccagtgcacccatttgaggactagccgctcgtcgcaactGCATTTTGCGgttgtgggggccttgaggaatttttgttttatcgttggttttactacggcttttgccggctaacgaagtttcgtttttgcctcaagtcaaattgggtggcccaaccccccccccccccccccccacccatttccACTCCCCGTTAGGGACGTAGATAGGTTCCCCATTTAGCAATGCCGTATTTTATGTAATTTCTGACCTTCATTAAACCCTTCTtttacaggacggcggttagatccgcgctTTATATGATTCGTGGGCCATTCgtacatctattggctgtccgtgtcggctctggcctacGACACAACCCGTTTTCCTGAACTGCGGgccgtgcgctggttggggcgtagaggcctccgctgggacggcctgcgggactggcttaggGCTGCAGTTGGCCGTTTTGGGTATCCGCTGTTCTTGGTGGTACATCTCGGGGGCAATGATTTGGTACACCGCACGGGCCTTGACATTCGCCTCGTGATGCGGCGCCAGCTGCTGGCACTTATGGCTGagtggccgttttgcctgatcctctggtcggaCATGGTCCCCCGGCgatcttggcgtggagcctttaacccggGGGCGATTGACTTGGTTCGGAGACGGGTCAATTCGGTGGTCGgtagtgctgtcctccagcatggtggCCTGGTCGTGCCGCAC from Pseudophryne corroboree isolate aPseCor3 chromosome 5, aPseCor3.hap2, whole genome shotgun sequence encodes the following:
- the LOC134927143 gene encoding uncharacterized protein LOC134927143 translates to MESVGASASRPVAVETDGVPSRAGHPPGLEELAHRSLAPATFAAYRAAWERWSRFLMERGQSGKTSHTLLLEYIWMLYSDGISRASVNRILAGISYFLQLRGEADFTKSFFLRRVLKGWARASPPLPDTRLPITGALLRRILGSLRSICSSGYEVRLFMAAFTMAFHGAFRVGELVAVSRTSASPMLAAHVVIRPDGLWCRIQRSKTDVAGRGQWVRMGRASSRGICPVSAALAYSSLRPPTPTGWLVHSDGSPLTRYQFRSVLGRCILYLGLSPADYGTHSFRIGAASAAAAAGWSEVEVRALGRWRSGAVRRYIRPFPPSAPI